CCAGGGGGGGTTATGCTTTGTGCGCATGCAGAGGATACGCAGCCTGGAGGTGACCTACCCTCCATTCACCACTGTTTGCTTTGCAGACATTTCCAGAGAACACCGTGGAGAAATACCTGGAATGCTCTCCATGCCGGAGCAGCAAGACAATCACACACTCGAACAAGTGTTTCCAAGTCACGAAGCTGCGGTGGCGGAAAATGAGCCGCCTGCAGATGAACGTCTTTGAGTCGTGCATGGCAAAACTAGCAGTTGTGCAAGTTCAGAGGCACGGCTCAGACAGAgtgtggtgatgatggtgggcTGTGGGTAAGATGAGCTCGGAGCAGAGATCTGCTGTGCCCTTGGCCTGCTCTTGCTCGTTCCCTGTAGTGGCATGTGCAGTCGGACTGCAGCATGTGACAGCCTCCCCTCTGTAATGTGAGAGGTGCCAGCGTTGAGATTGCTGTGCCATTTGATTCCAACTGGTCAGTGTTTGGAGACACACCTGCAAAGAAAACAGTCAGTTCCAACAGAGAGGATCAGTGTTTGTGATTGGCGGAGCTCTGTGAGTCCTGTTATGGCTCCAGAGGGAGCAGTCTGAGAGGCCAAGGGTCAGTGCACAGTCAGACCTGCTTTAAACAGTTAGTGGAGGGTAGTCTGTCTGACAGGAGTCACCAGCAGCTCATCTGATATCACCACACAGTGTGTTCAAAAAGATCCTGTGAATCTTTAGGATAGTCAGTTAACTGGTTCAATGGTTTcttagaaaatgcaaaaatatttacCGTCTTATGCAATAGTGAACAGAATAAGGTATGTGAAGATGTCAGTTTGGGTTTTATGATGACGTGATGGACAGTTTTGTCTGTAACTACACTGGTCAAAAAATTTAAAGGAACACTTCATTCTCACATCATTTTGTTCTCTATAAATTATGCAGTGTATATCAATGATTGGACAGTGGAAAGCAGAATTATTAACCTAGTGAGAGGGGCATGCACAATCATTTACGCTTTCTAACTGGACAGATCAATATGACCAGAAGTTTAGCTGAATTAAAGTTATACTGTGATGATTAAGTGTTCCTTAATTTTTTGAGCAGTATATTTATTAATGATCTgaaaaataatcagctgcagccTCAAAAACCTGTTAGGGGTAAACCAAAATTCAGATCAGcatttttcttggtttttcctgaTTATTGGATAATTTTCCTTAACCAATTcctcataaaaaataaagatgcagTTCTTTAGCGCTCATGCAGCCGCCTCTATCTGAGCAGTGTCCCGCCCACAGCTTCATCTGAATGGTTATGCATTATGAGTAAAAGCCCATTAACCCTGAAGGGTAAATGTCAGAAAGTTATCTTtcaattaaacacatttaaagccaagccattttcattttttactgtagcTGTATATCAGATCCTAATAATCAATATcggcactgaaaaaaaaagacataggTCGAACTCTAGGAGCTATTATTATGAAGTACAGGTAAACTTTAGTCATTTTAGcccattaaaatgattaaaatgacatgtCACATAAGAATCCAATATTAGTCTCCATATGAGCCGACAAACTTCCTGCTGACGCGACATTAAGTCAACACGCTGCATCTTCTACCAGCTGTGGGGTTTCTGCAGCTTTGaacttgacctctgacctcctggTGGAGGCTGCAGACTACAAGACAATCCTTCACTAGCACCTcattaacattttcaaacagtGTCGTCTCCACTCAGCCGGGCTACCAGCAGCTCCGGGGACTGTTTTATTAATGAATTTCCCTTTTCTTTAACTACTGTAAGCCCCAACATGTGTAGGCTTATTTtcagttcacacacacacataaacacacacaggctgtgTCTGGGTCACACGCCTCTAACCAGCCTGAACCTCAGTGAAAGAGATTTACCACCAACACTTCATTTGGCTGGACCCACGCAGCATAATTATTTGAGTTAAAATGGAAGTTGATTCATGTCTAGTTGTAGTTGTAGTTATGGCTGTGCCATCGACAAGGCGAGATGTCGTGAGGGAGGATCAAGGGGTGTGTTTTCCTGGGGAGGGTGAGGACTGTAGTGTTTTTAATTTGGGTTGCTGACTCTGCCAAACCCCCCCAACCATgctgggttgtttttttttgaattcCTTGAATGGACACATTGGCAGGCTGGTTACAAGCAGTTGTTTTAGGGAGATTGTGACTCTTGTGTTTGCTGTGCAGCTGCCCTACCTGCTGCTGAACTCCACAGGACCAGACCCAAGGACTCGCATGTACCCCGTGTTCTACGGAGAGAGCATCGAGGTCGACCTCAAACCAGAGCAGGAAATCAAGTAAGGGAACCCTGACACGTAAAGACTAAGTATTATTTGCAATATAGTTGACTTCTTTTAATCAGCGTTTTCTTGTCAACGCTGCCCCCTAGTGATCCGCTTCAGATGGTTTTCTAAACAGTCACCCTCTCCTTTCCAGGTGCAACACTGAGGTCAAGTACGACTCCGACAAACACTACCGGGACCAGGTCCTCTGCGCTCCCGTTCCCACGGCAACCTCCTTCAGTGAGACAGTGGTGGCGGTGAGGAACTGCACCTGGAGGAGCTATAAGACGCAGGTGTACCTGGAGCCCCGGCAGAGGCCCGTCAGCTACCAGAGCACCACCATCATCTACCCCAAACACGCCAAGAACACTTACCGCACCACGCTCAACTACAACGCCACAAGCTCCCGCCGCTGGTTCGTCTCCACGGTGCAGCTGGAGTCCAGCGAGGACACGAGTCCCTGCATCATCTACACAGAGGACCTGTAGAAATGGAGCATCATCTGGTTTTCTTTATTCTTTGGAAGATGAGGAACTTGGAAAGGCCCATGTTGAAAGGGAAATACTTCAACCCGGAGCTCATAAAAACCCTTCTCTGTTCTTCTTCACAGAGAAAACTCTGGGAACCCTTCAGTGACTTTTCACCTGAGTGTATTTAGATTTTCTACTGTTGCAGTCTTTAAAGAGAGTATCGGCCCTCTGGCAGTTTAAAGCTGCTAATTTAATACATGAGCTGAGAAATTGGTGGCCTTTGCTCTCCTTCGGGTTGGATTGTAACCTCAGTGGAGGTGACGATTGCAttgtagatgtgtgtgtatatagagAAAAGTCGAGGTGACATGTGGATTTTAGCTGAACCTGCGCAACCCCAGTCACACCAATGCAAAGCTTTCTAAATATGGCTTTATTGCACTTGTTTTCTATATATCACAGTTCTCTCAGAGCACTTGGCATTGCAGGGGAGAATTTCAGTACAGCATCTGAAAAAATTGGACCAAAGATAGTTTAAACAGTTTATCTCCTTCTAGTGACTTCTAAGAGAGAGcacttgcttttgttttacagttttaattagCTCAGTCAAACAGCAGCTTGGCTAATCTGATCAAGAGAGGCAGGACTGAAGTAGAATCAGAGGAATGATCACAGCATTGGGATTAAGGATTGTAATGAGAGTATCTGAAAATGGAGACTGACACTTTtagggagtaaaaaaaaatccaaaatcgATATACTGTCTGATATTCTTTGTCTAGGCAGAATGATGGGTTATTGTGTATTAACTTTCCAGCAATGTATTTCCAAACTAGTTAGTAATTTAACATGAAGACATTGCTTGGCTCCGCACCGCCTCAGCTGTAATACATACTCTGCTACAGGTGCTGCAGACAGTGGACACAATAGAGTCAGAGCAActgctggacaaactatgtTATGACTCCATATTACATATTAGCAAATAGTGGACAATATATACATCAAATTCTGTGACAGGCCAGTAATACGGACTTGTACATCCGTCGGCCTCTAATTTCAAGTCTTCGAAAACTCCCTCTGCAACCTTCTATTCAACCGTGCTGGATCACAGCAGTTGCTACcataatgtgaatattttagaTAAGATAATCTCCAAGTTAATGTTGTGTTAGTAATCAGGTTCTTTTTTGGTCTCTAAGAGGTTCTATGGAGCTGTGGAGCAAAAATCAAAGTTCAAATCTGAGGAAAActgattttgtttgtatttattaagACTTTAACACTCATATTTTTACCCATTTGTTGCCAAATGGTGGACACAAGAAAGCGTCCAACGAACTAGACAATCAGAGGAAAGAATCTGACACTTACCCGTCACAACTCTTGGTACAGAACAAACTGTGCAGATGCAGCAGCACTGTGTCGTCTATTTCTCTGTCAgagtcaaaaacaaacacaaaaacaagaaccgTTTCCAAACTTGAGTTCGTCTCATGGTGTAGTGCCACAAGCAGTCGATGTAAACCCGCTCTGAATTGGCACCAGCTGTTCATAAATCCATCATGAGTTTGTGCATGAAGCGACTCGTCCTTAATGCTGAACTTGTGATTTCCTAAATCGTGTTGCACCATCTAAACGGAAGGAATGCCAAACTAGTAAAGACTTCTTTAGTGTAAGTCATtaaaaaacagatgtaaacatgaAGCTACAGAAACGTCACAACTTGTAGCATCGCACCtacaaattacagttttaaaggaaaaacagcgTCAGACTTAACTTAATTTGAGCATCATGTCTGATGTTATTCACATGACTTCTGGTAATTTAGTGACCTTCAAATAGAAAACGTCTCAATTGTCAGCTAAAAATAGATCACTGATTCAGTTACTTCAGTAAGTGATTTTCCTCGTTCAGTTAAACTCTTCTGTAAACGTGTAAACAGTGAAGCAGTGAATCCACATTAGATTCCCCTGTTGAAGATGTAAGATTTTATTTCGGAGCATTTTCACGACTTCTTTATATGTCTGTCTTatgcatatataaatatatatatatagagagattACTGAACTTGGCAAATATTGAAACTTCAGACTTTACCTCAAATTTTCTTAgtatcagttttatttcatttgcaaATGTGTATTCCGGACTTTTCAGTTGAGGTCTCTTGTTGTATTTTATAGTTGGAAATACCCTCCAGGAAAGTGTGGAGCAGGAAAGAGGACAGGAAGTCGAGGCATGATGGGTTGaatgagagaggaagagaaaggagAAATTTGAAGAGCAAGATGAGATGATGTgctctttcaaaaatatataaatgagaTAGGGAAACAGTTgtggaggtgttttttttatactaaATGGTAGTCTGTGGGAAGAGTTTGGGTATGTGTCGATGGTCTGTGAAGTGTCAGAGAGTGATGAGAGAAAGTTGGCGGGTGTCGCGTTTAATACTTTGGTGGTTTCATGTGAgatacttttgtgttttctaacacttgatttttgttactgtaaaatatttttcctgTTGTATATGTGGCATCGAGGCACTTCATAAttctctttatatttttctacatcGATCATTGTTCCTGTTCTGatcaaagaaaataatttaaaaagatgtACATCctaattgaataaaaaaaaagtaattcccAAACCCTAAATCTGAGTATCTGTGGCTTGATTTTGATCTCAGGAAATTGTATTTTGATGAGCACCACTGGTTTAATCTGTCAATCTGACAGAGCGGCAGGGAGGACTGCAAATGTAATGTGGTGCCGTGTAATGCTGGAAACCCTTTTATGTATTTCAGGTGCTGCTTAAAAAAAGGATCATGGTGCAGAAAGTGATAGCTTACATACCTTACAGTGAAGCAAACTGATCAGTATTTGAAGTGTAAGAGCCTCAAAACTAGTAAATATATCAATCCAGTATGAGAAATAATCCAGTACAtactgaaaaatgacagaaaataaatgcgACTTACTCAAAAGTTTTTTCTCTCAAATGGCTTTGGTCCTTTATCTTCTCTGTGGCTCTCGATTTCCATCATTTTAAGGTCCTCCCCTCTACGTAAACGAGAAGACTGTAAAATAAGGTGCCAGTCGTCCTGCATGTATATCCTTTGCAGGCCTTAAATATCAGGCAGCAACTAAAATATCAGCAGCTCCTGCAGCCAGCATTGGCGTGGGGTGTTGGACCGGTGCCTCAGGGTCTCCACAGCAGCTCACATCATTCAGCACCTCATCCGTCTCTCTCCGGTGCTGGATAAGGCCGAGGTGCCTCCCGACGGCAAGGCAGCAAACAGGCCTGACCGCAGTTTCACATTTACCAGGGACTCATTTGTCAAAGCTTGTTGTGATCCCTGTGAATAAATCCAAGTAGtaaatgtttatgaaaaaacagactcaaattgtgaaaagcagcaaattaaacagcttttttttttttttttttttttttttaagaaattatatGATATGACAAAACCGAAGTAAAAGCTTCAGTTTGATTGATATCACAAATGAAACTGCAggactaaatattaaatgtctGGGCGGCAAATCAAAGAATTGAAACCTGTGTTCAGTGAAGGATTCATGGAAGTTATTTCACTCCACTGCAGAAAAGTcccagaaacataaaaaatattttatctattGTTGTCAGAAAAGGTTTACGTTGTCAGATTTGCTCTTAGCCTGTGGTCTGAAACAACAGCTACACACCTGAATCACAAACTCAAAGGTGCTCAGTGGATTTTTTGGCCACTAGCATCACTGTGGAGCAATGTTTTTATCAGTGGGatcctgttttgttaatttgctCAAATGTGCCAACTAAGGCAGAGCTGAAGAAATATGTAAGCAGTTAAACATCAGTGGTggaatggaaaaaaacagatttactgAAGGACAAATTCAAGCTACTGgtagtttgagttttttttttaacttttatgcAGCTTTAAACTATTACTCCATCACATCTCTGAAGCagatattgtactttttacaccattttacttgtctgacagctttagatattttttagatTGTAATTTTTATACCCTTCATGTCTAGTAAAAACTATGTATCTCCaagtttggtgatttttaatttgaatCTTTCTTAAGAATGAAAGACTGAGTGTTCCTTTTTGGGTTGAGAACACTTTCCTACTTCTTAAAAAATATACTGtagttatatatatttttaaaaaacctctTGAATTAGCTGATCATAGAcctgtttttcatgaaaagctGACTTTTTAGAGATATATTGTTCCTTCTGGACATCAACACTACATATGATGGCCTTATACAAGACGATGCATTGCTGCCGTTTAAACTGCCCAACAGTATATAAAGTAGTTAAAGTAACTCAACCTTAAACATCtaaagcagtaaaatgcaaCAAGCACATTAAAGCAGCAGCAATACTGATCCAAAAACACCCTACATCATAGTAAAACATGAACATTGATCCTTTTCCAGCAGAATAAGTACTTCTACCTTTGATGCTTTTAAAACTTACATAGCTTTACTAAATTACTGACATTTACCTCAGGATGTTGGTTCATCACAACCAGAAAACCTGACAAACCTGCCTCGTCCTGAAAGAGAAATGAATACTTGCACAGTAAAAAATATGTATTCGCGCtatctgaacacacacatcattTCTTAACATCCATAAAGTTGTATCACCAACTGTTGCAGAAAAGGGAAACAAAGTATGTGTGTCATCTCCATAACAATCCTGTAATAACGTATTTTGTACATTACATTCTGACTTATTTTGGACCTGAGAACTCCAGATTTAGCAACATGGAGACTGAGCGCCGCTGTGTGGCAGAAGTCAGTTTTAGAAAGTACTACAGAGAGGTGTCCAACGTGTTCCAGTCAAGGAGCTGCATAAGGAAAGCGATTagaattctttatttttactgaattaCACCTACTTGTAATTAGTCATGAATCATGTTTTttgatatagaaaaaaataaaatagaaaaagattTCTTTGAAAAGCTGAAGAGATGGATCAACGTGGAAAACACAGGTTGACTGAAGTTTTTTGATAAAGAGGCTTGttgcagaaacaaaaaaagaaaacaaatacaacactgATCTGATGCACATCAAATaacaaattacagaaaataatattacCTAAACCAGGCAGACAGTTGAGTCCCTGTTTTTAATTTACTCCACTTGTTTACTCCAAAGTAGTGCTAGCACTTTCGAGCAGAAGAGCAAGTTCAACTGGAACGTCAGAAGAAACTGTGAATGTGCAAATGCATCTTCTGACGGGTGATATGTCCTGCTAATAATTACACATAAGGTATAACTTACCTAAGTATATATTATTTGGAAAAGCCAGCACATTCCACAAACCCTAACTGAAGGAAATGCACCAAAAGTCATGACACACCATTCCAGCTTAAGCTGCATGATTTGATATATAATTTGTATGGGCTGAGATTCCTGCTGAAAATCGCGTTGGAAGAATTTGTAAGAATAATCCCACGGAATCAGTCTAATCAGTGTGTTTCACTAATTAGTGACACACttaacaatgaaaacatgatttCAACAGAGCACTTCTCTTCCATTTCTTGCTCCAACAGTCCTGTTATCACATTAGTGAAGTTGGACATGACAACATGGAGGGGTGTAAGGTAAAAaaaagagtgatttatttgAACAAAAGTCTCAGCAAGTTCAGTGGAGGTTGAGGACTGGCTGGTTTGGTGGTGGACGGCTGGAGTGACCAAGGTAGAGCTGAAGGCTGAGCACAAGAAACACTGGAGCTCAGGAGAACTGAGTTAGCAGCGAGGCAGTGAGGATCTACACAGGAGAGCACAGTCAAGAAAATAGGAATCTCTAAGTCACCAGAAGGAGAATACTCAGCTGAATGACTGGAGAAGCAGGAGAGGTGCAATCTGTTACCAGAGTAGAAAAGAGTCCAGGGTTTATGGAGGAGCTGATGATGTGGAACAAGCTGCAGGGAGATGAGCCACGTCGTCAGCAACACACTGGAAGGAAACCagggagaagagaaaaagagacgACGAGagacaaaccaaaccaaacccaaaACATGAAACATAACAGGAAATCCGCACCATGTTTCTGTGTTGTACAATTTGGATGTCTTGTCTTTGAAGATATTAAAACATTAGGAAGAAAAGAGATCATTAATAGTGACTGAATCTGAAAGTAACATTTATAAAAGACAATGAAGACTTTAGGAGGGTCTGGCCCTCCCTAACCTCAACCCTTTGGAAATGCTCCATACTAATGTGACTCTCATTATTTACACAATAATTTGTGTTCAAACACTGGATTGTACTTTTGGAACATAGTTTCAAGATCTCACCAGGTAATACAGTGAGTCATAACAAGTCAAATAAATATGACTCttattgtttacatgttaaaaatagTTTAACTAATAGTAATTAGttattgaaaatgtaatttgaagaattacaataataacaataaaaatataatgcGGATGGAGAATTTCCTGAAGACCCTCCTAAAGTCATCTCCTGCTTTTACACTCCTGTTATCTAAATATGTTCTTTAACTTGGTTGTTGAAGATTTGTAGAAAAAACTTGTCTAAAACTTACCATTGATGAACGAAATCTTAAATATTTCTCTCTATCACAGAATTTGTATGgcttttcaaaatgtacaactgaaagaaaaaactgaTTATGAACAATAATGACATCAAACAGTAACATttgtaaaagaggaaaaagactCTAGGAGGGTCTGGCCCTCCCTAACCTCAACCCTTTGGAAATGCTCCATTCAAATGTGACTGTTTGATCTTTCTGATTAGGCAGTAAATGGTGTTCAAACACTGAACTGTAGTTTCAGAATATTGTTTCAAGATCTCACCAGTTAATACAGTGAGATGTAACAAGTCAATCTGATGTTGTGAATGTCACTGGAAGaattacaataacaataataataataataataataataataataataataataataataataataatattaataataataataataataataataataataataacaacaataatttgGATGGAGCATTTCCTGAAGACCCTCCTAAAGTCATCTCCTGCTTTTACAATCTCTTCAAATATGTACTTTAATTAATTGCTGAATattcacacaaacaaatgaTATTAAGACAACAGaagcaacagaagaaaaagtcaTCATTAATAGTGATGATATGTAATATTAACGAGTATCAGAGGGAAAGAGCTTCAGGAAGGTCTGACCCTCCCTAACCTCCACCCTTTGGAAATGTTCCATTCAAATATAACAAACAATAACGACTGAAAACTAGTCAATAAATTCCTGgtacatttttggacatttcataaactgaaatgtaaaatcatTATAGACATTGTAAATACAGATTATAGAAGAATTTCTTCTCCTGTTTGTAAGTTcatcatattttaacaaagatttaaatgGAT
Above is a genomic segment from Amphiprion ocellaris isolate individual 3 ecotype Okinawa chromosome 6, ASM2253959v1, whole genome shotgun sequence containing:
- the rflna gene encoding refilin-A, whose translation is MVGHLHLQAMDDSLKGKNREGLLDSPDSGLPPSPSPPFCSLSPGLIESRSGSCTTPVESHHGYYKKESREGKLLPYLLLNSTGPDPRTRMYPVFYGESIEVDLKPEQEIKCNTEVKYDSDKHYRDQVLCAPVPTATSFSETVVAVRNCTWRSYKTQVYLEPRQRPVSYQSTTIIYPKHAKNTYRTTLNYNATSSRRWFVSTVQLESSEDTSPCIIYTEDL